DNA from Variovorax sp. PBL-H6:
CCGCTGGCGAGAGCAGCCGGTCGGTGTGCGTGATGATGCCGAAGGAATCCATGTGGCAAGGCACCGCCACAGGCAAGACCGCACCCAGGCCGTGCGCCGCGTAATAGCGCGCCACGTCGGTGGCCAGCACCGCGAGCATGTCCGACTGCTGCAGCATGCGGGTGATGAAGAGCAGCGCCGAGCTCTCGATCACGTTCATCGGTGGCGCCAGTCCTTCTTCCCTGAACATCAGCTCGAAGCGGTGCCGCAGCACACTGCCCGCCTGCGGCACGATCCAGCCGGCGCTCACCAGGTCTCGCAGCGTGAGGCCGGTCATCCCCAGCAGCGGATGGCCGGTCCGCACCAGTGCCGACACCGGCTCTTCGGTGAGCGGTTCGTAATGCAGCTTGGCCTTGTCGTGCTCGGCGGAAAGCCGCGCCACCAGGATGTCGAGCTTGCCCTGCTCGAAGCGCTCCATCAGCACCCGGCTGGTCTCGATCTCGAGTGCGACACGCAGGTTGGGCTGGTCGCGCTTGACCAGCGCGATGGCCGGCGGCATCAGGGTCAGCCCCGGCGCGGTGATGGTGCCCACGCTGACCTGGCCGAAGCGTCCGGCCTTGAGCGCGACCAGTTCGTCATGCGCTTCGTTCAGGCTGGCCAGCGCCATGCGCGCGTGGCGGATCATGCTTTCGCCATACCAGGTGGGCCGCATCCCCCTCGGTAGCCGCTCGAACAGTGGCACCTCCAGCACGTCCTCCAGGTCCTTGAGCAGCTTCGACGCGGCCGGCTGGGTCATGTTCAGCACCTGCGCGGCGCGGTGGATGTTGCCTTCCTCCGCCAGCGCGACGAGCAGCAGCAGCTGCCGCGTCTTGAGGCGCGCACGGATGAACCAGTGCGTGTAGTTCGTCATCGGGTTTTCCTGAATCCTGTTTCCGGTATCGATTCGATCCAAATATCTATTGGAAAGATATCGGTGTGATTCCTACACTCCGCCCCACTCATCCATAGGAGTTCCGACGTTGAAGCGCAGCCCCGAGGTCCAGCTCAGTGCCCGCCATTACATCAATGGCCGCTGGGAGACGGGCGTGACCAGCGGGCAGAGCACCAACCCTTCGGACCTGCGCGAGACCGTGGCCGAGTACGCCCGCGCCGATCGCAGCCAGACGGACCTGGCCGTGCGCGCCGCAGCCGACGCCTTCCGCGCCTGGAGCATGACCACGCCGCAGCGCCGCGCCGATGCGCTCGACCAGATCGGCAGCGAGATCCTGGCGCGCAAGGACGAGCTGGGCCTGCTGCTGGCGCGCGAGGAAGGCAAGACCCTGCCGGAAGCCGTTGCCGAAGCCGCTCGCGCCGGGCAGATCTTCAAGTTCTTCGCGGGCGAGGCCCTGCGCGTCGGCGGCGAAACCATCGCCTCGTTGCGGCCCGGCGTCCACGTGGACGTCACGCGCGAGCCGGTGGGCGTGGCGGGCCTGATCACGCCCTGGAACTTTCCGCTGGCCATTCCCGCCTGGAAGATCGCGCCGGCGCTCGCCTGCGGCAACGCGGTGGTGTTCAAGCCTTCGGAGCTGGTGCCCGCCTGCGGCTGGGCGCTGGCCGAGATCATCAGCCGCGCCGCGCTGCCGGCAGGCACCTTCAACCTGGTGATGGGCAGCGGGCGCGAGGTCGGCCAGGCCCTGGTCGAGCATCCGCTGGTCGATGCGATCAGCTTCACCGGCTCGGCCGCGACCGGCGAGCGCGTGCTGCAGGCCGCCGCGGCGCGGCGGGCCAAGGTGCAGCTCGAGATGGGCGGCAAGAACCCCCTCGTGGTGCTGGCCGATGCCGATCTGGAACTGGCTGTCGACTGCGCGGTGCAGGGCGCCTACTTCTCGACCGGCCAGCGCTGCACGGCCTCGAGCCGCCTCATCGTCGAGACGCCGCTGCATGATGCGTTCGTCGCGCGGCTCAAGCAGCGCATGGCTGCGTTGAAGGTCGGCCACGCGCTGGAGCCGGGCATCGACATCGGCCCGGTGGTCGATCGCGCGCAGCTCGAGGCAAACATCGCTGCCATCGCGAGCGCGCGCGAAGAGGGCGCCGAGCACGTCTGCGGGGGCGACCTGCTGCAGCGGCCGAGCGAAGGCCATTTCATGAGCCCCGCGCTGTTCATGGCCCGGCCCACGCACCGGATCGCCCGCGATGAAGTGTTCGGCCCGGTGGCGTGCGTGCTGCGCGCCGACGATGCCGAACACGCCCTCGCGCTGGCCAACGACACGCCCTACGGCCTGTGCGCCGGCATCTGCACCAACTCGCTGCGCCATGCGATGCACTTCCGCCGCCATGCGCGCGTGGGCATGACCATGGTCAACCTGCCGACGGCCGGCATCGACTACCACGTGCCCTTCGGCGGGCGCAAGGCGTCGAGCTACGGCGCACGGGAGCAGGGGCGCCACGCGGCCGAGTTCTACACCACGGTGAAGACCGGCTACATGCGCGCTTGAAGCATCTTTTCAACCAGGAGACGACAGCATGAAACTCAACCGCCGCACATTGACCACCGCCTTCGCCGCGGCCTCGCTGGCCGCGCTTCTGCCGGCCACCGCGCTCGCGCAGAAGAAGATCGTCCTGGGCTTCAGCCAGGTCGGCGCCGAAAGCGAATGGCGCACCGCCAACACCGAGTCGATCAAGTCGGCCGCGAAGGACGCGGGCATCGAGCTCAAGTTCTCCGACGCGCAGCAGAAGCAGGAGAACCAGATCAAGGCCATCCGCTCCTTCATCGCGCAGAAGGTGGACGTGATCGCGTTCTCGCCGGTGGTCGAGTCGGGCTGGGAAACGGTGCTGCGCGAGGCCAAGGCCGCCAACATTCCGGTCGTGCTGACCGACCGCTCCGTCAACACCAAGGACGACTCGCTCTACGTGAGCTTCATGGGTTCTGACTTCGTCGAGGAAGGCCGCAAGGCCGGGCGCTGGCTGGTCGAGAAGATGAAGGACCAGAAGGGCGAGGTCAACATCGTCGAGCTGCAGGGCACCGTGGGCTCTGCGCCCGCGATCGACCGCAAGAAGGGCTTCGAGGAAATCATCAAGGCCGACCCCAAGTTCAAGATCATCCGATCGCAGACCGGCGACTTCACCCGGGCCAAGGGCAAGGAGGTCATGGAAGCGTTCCTCAAGGCCGACGGCAAGAAGATCAACGTGCTCTACGCGCACAACGACGACATGGCCATCGGCGCCATCCAGGCGATCGAGGAGGCGGGCCTGAAGCCCGCGAAGGACATCACCATCATCTCCGTCGACGCGGTGAAGGGCGCCTTCGAGGCCATGATGGCCGGCAAGTTGAACGTCTCGGTCGAGTGCAGCCCGCTGCTCGGCCCGCAACTGATGTCTGCCGTGAAGGACATCAAGGCCGGCAAGTCGCTGCCCAAGCGCATCGTGACGGAAGAAACGATCTTCCCGATGGAAGTCGCGGCCAAGGAATTCCCGAAGCGCAAGTATTGAGCTCGCCCCCAGGTTGGCTCACTTCGTGTAGCCGCCCACCCCCTACCGGGGGCAACACCAGCGGCCCGGCAAAGCCGGTTCCGCGGTGTTCCTCGAATGGGACCGATCAACATCAGGAGACACAAGTCCATGAAACGCAGCTTTCTCAAGTCCGCGCTTGCCGCGGCCGCCCTAGCGATCGCCGGCTCGGCCGGCATTCCCTTGCTCGCCCAGGCACAGGACAAGGGCCCGATCGCGATCTCGATGCCCACCAAGTCCTCGGCCCGCTGGATCTCCGACGGCGCGAACATGGTCAAGTACTTCAAGGAGAAGGGCTACAAGACCGATCTGCAGTATGCCGACGACGACATCCCCAACCAGCTTGCGCAGATCGAGAACATGGTGACCAAGGGGTCGAAGGTGCTGGTGATCGCGGCCATCGACGGCAGCACGCTGTCGGACGTGCTGCAGAAGGCCGCGGACAAGGGCGTGAAGGTCATCGCCTACGACCGGCTCATCAAGGGCTCGAAGAACGTGGACTACTACGCGACTTTCGACAACTTCCAGGTCGGCGTGCTGCAGGCCCAGTCGATCGAGAAGGCGCTCGACCTCAAGTCCGGCAAGGGGCCTTTCAACATCGAGCTCTTCGGCGGCTCGCCCGACGACAACAACGCCTTCTTCTTCTACAACGGCGCCATGTCGGTGCTCGACCCCTACATCAAGAGCGGCAAGCTGGTGGTTCGCAGCAAGCAGATGGGCATGGACAAGGTCGGCACGCTGCGCTGGGACGGCGCGGTCGCGCAGTCGCGCATGGACAACCTGCTGTCGGCCTACTACACCAAGGATCGCGTCGACGCGGTGCTCTCGCCCTATGACGGGCTGTCGATCGGCATCCTCTCGTCGCTCAAGGGCGTGGGCTACGGCACGCCGCAGCAGCCGATGCCGGTGGTGTCGGGGCAGGATGCGGAAGTGCCTTCGGTCAAGTCGATCCTGCGCAAGGAGCAGACATCGACCGTGTTCAAGGACACGCGCGAGCTGGCCAAGGTCACGGTCGCGATGGTCGACGCCATGCTGGCCGGCAAGACGCCGGAAGTGAACGACACCAAGACCTACAACAACGGCGTGAAGGTGGTGCCTTCGTACCTGCTGAAACCGGTGAGCGTGGACGCATCCAACTGGAAGCCGGTGCTGATCGACAGCGGCTACTACAAGGAAAGCCAGGTCAAGTGAGCGGGTGGCAGGGCGAGCGGGACCTTGGGCCCGCGGCTGCGAAGGAGGCCTCTTGAGCGAAGTGAGCGAAGTGATCGAACCGAGCGAGGCGAGCCGTGCGAAGAACGCCGTTCTTCTGGAAATGCGCGGCATCACCAAGACCTTCCCCGGCGTGAACGCGCTGGACAAGGTCAACCTCGCGGTGCGCCCGGCCGAGATCCATGCCGTGGTGGGCGAGAACGGCGCCGGCAAGTCCACGCTGATGAAGGTGCTCAGCGGCGTCTACCCCTGCGAGTCCTACACCGGCGAGATCCACTTCGACGGCGAGCCGCGCCGCTTCCGCGGCATCGCCGACAGCGAGGCACTCGGCATCATCATCATCCACCAGGAGCTGGCGCTGGTGCCGCTGCTCTCGATCGCCGAGAACATCTTCCTCGGCAACGAGACGGCGCGCGGCGGCATCATCGACTGGAGCGAGGCCTGGCGCCGCACGCGAGAGCTGCTGGCCAAGGTGGGCCTGAACGAGCGGCCGACCACACTGGTTTCCGACCTGGGCGTGGGCAAGCAGCAGCTGGTCGAGATCGCGAAGGCGCTGTCCAAGCGGGTGCGGCTGCTGATCCTCGACGAGCCCACCGCCAGCCTGAACGAGAGCGACAGCGAAGCACTGCTCGCGCTGTTGCTGGGGCTCAAGGCGCAGGGCATCGCCTCGATCCTGATCTCGCACAAGCTCAACGAGATCGCCAAGGTGGCCGATGCGATCACCGTGCTGCGCGACGGCAGCACGGTCGAGACCATCGACTGCCGGCGCGAGCCGATCAGCGAGGACCGCATCATCCGCGGCATGGTCGGGCGCGACATGGCGCACCGCTATCCGCAGCGCACGCCCCGCATCGGCGAGCGCATGCTCGAAGTGCGCGACTGGCGGGTGCACCATGCGCTGCACGCCGACCGCGAGCAGATCAAGGGCGTGAACCTGCACGTGTGCCGCGGCGAGATCGTCGGCATCGCGGGCCTGATGGGCGCCGGGCGCACCGAGTTCGCGATGAGCGTCTTCGGCCGTTCGTACGGCCAGCGCATCAGCGGCACGGTGCGCATGCATGGCAAGGAGGTCGACGTCGGCACCATCCGCAAGGCCATCGACCACGGCATCGCCTACGTCACCGAGGACCGCAAGGGTGCCGGGCTGGTGCTGGAGGAAGACATCCGCACCAACATCAGCCTCGCGAACCTCGAGGCCGTCTCGAGCGCGATGGTGATCGACGAGGGCCGCGAGTACAAGGTGGCGAACGACTACCGCAAGGCGCTGCGCATCCGCAGCGCCGACGTCTACCAGCAGGTGGTGAACCTCTCGGGCGGCAACCAGCAGAAGGTGGTGCTGAGCAAGTGGCTCTTTGCCAACCCGCAGCTGCTGATCCTCGACGAGCCGACGCGCGGCATCGACGTGGGGGCCAAGTA
Protein-coding regions in this window:
- a CDS encoding aldehyde dehydrogenase family protein, which produces MKRSPEVQLSARHYINGRWETGVTSGQSTNPSDLRETVAEYARADRSQTDLAVRAAADAFRAWSMTTPQRRADALDQIGSEILARKDELGLLLAREEGKTLPEAVAEAARAGQIFKFFAGEALRVGGETIASLRPGVHVDVTREPVGVAGLITPWNFPLAIPAWKIAPALACGNAVVFKPSELVPACGWALAEIISRAALPAGTFNLVMGSGREVGQALVEHPLVDAISFTGSAATGERVLQAAAARRAKVQLEMGGKNPLVVLADADLELAVDCAVQGAYFSTGQRCTASSRLIVETPLHDAFVARLKQRMAALKVGHALEPGIDIGPVVDRAQLEANIAAIASAREEGAEHVCGGDLLQRPSEGHFMSPALFMARPTHRIARDEVFGPVACVLRADDAEHALALANDTPYGLCAGICTNSLRHAMHFRRHARVGMTMVNLPTAGIDYHVPFGGRKASSYGAREQGRHAAEFYTTVKTGYMRA
- the mmsA gene encoding multiple monosaccharide ABC transporter ATP-binding protein, which codes for MRGITKTFPGVNALDKVNLAVRPAEIHAVVGENGAGKSTLMKVLSGVYPCESYTGEIHFDGEPRRFRGIADSEALGIIIIHQELALVPLLSIAENIFLGNETARGGIIDWSEAWRRTRELLAKVGLNERPTTLVSDLGVGKQQLVEIAKALSKRVRLLILDEPTASLNESDSEALLALLLGLKAQGIASILISHKLNEIAKVADAITVLRDGSTVETIDCRREPISEDRIIRGMVGRDMAHRYPQRTPRIGERMLEVRDWRVHHALHADREQIKGVNLHVCRGEIVGIAGLMGAGRTEFAMSVFGRSYGQRISGTVRMHGKEVDVGTIRKAIDHGIAYVTEDRKGAGLVLEEDIRTNISLANLEAVSSAMVIDEGREYKVANDYRKALRIRSADVYQQVVNLSGGNQQKVVLSKWLFANPQLLILDEPTRGIDVGAKYEIYTLIDQLASEGKGILLISSEMPELLGMCDRIYVMNEGRFVAEYPVAEASQERIMRAIVNSGGGVHGQ
- a CDS encoding LysR family transcriptional regulator, translating into MTNYTHWFIRARLKTRQLLLLVALAEEGNIHRAAQVLNMTQPAASKLLKDLEDVLEVPLFERLPRGMRPTWYGESMIRHARMALASLNEAHDELVALKAGRFGQVSVGTITAPGLTLMPPAIALVKRDQPNLRVALEIETSRVLMERFEQGKLDILVARLSAEHDKAKLHYEPLTEEPVSALVRTGHPLLGMTGLTLRDLVSAGWIVPQAGSVLRHRFELMFREEGLAPPMNVIESSALLFITRMLQQSDMLAVLATDVARYYAAHGLGAVLPVAVPCHMDSFGIITHTDRLLSPAAKVMMRALKAASLTVYGRRLEVEA
- the chvE gene encoding multiple monosaccharide ABC transporter substrate-binding protein; protein product: MKRSFLKSALAAAALAIAGSAGIPLLAQAQDKGPIAISMPTKSSARWISDGANMVKYFKEKGYKTDLQYADDDIPNQLAQIENMVTKGSKVLVIAAIDGSTLSDVLQKAADKGVKVIAYDRLIKGSKNVDYYATFDNFQVGVLQAQSIEKALDLKSGKGPFNIELFGGSPDDNNAFFFYNGAMSVLDPYIKSGKLVVRSKQMGMDKVGTLRWDGAVAQSRMDNLLSAYYTKDRVDAVLSPYDGLSIGILSSLKGVGYGTPQQPMPVVSGQDAEVPSVKSILRKEQTSTVFKDTRELAKVTVAMVDAMLAGKTPEVNDTKTYNNGVKVVPSYLLKPVSVDASNWKPVLIDSGYYKESQVK
- a CDS encoding ABC transporter substrate-binding protein yields the protein MKLNRRTLTTAFAAASLAALLPATALAQKKIVLGFSQVGAESEWRTANTESIKSAAKDAGIELKFSDAQQKQENQIKAIRSFIAQKVDVIAFSPVVESGWETVLREAKAANIPVVLTDRSVNTKDDSLYVSFMGSDFVEEGRKAGRWLVEKMKDQKGEVNIVELQGTVGSAPAIDRKKGFEEIIKADPKFKIIRSQTGDFTRAKGKEVMEAFLKADGKKINVLYAHNDDMAIGAIQAIEEAGLKPAKDITIISVDAVKGAFEAMMAGKLNVSVECSPLLGPQLMSAVKDIKAGKSLPKRIVTEETIFPMEVAAKEFPKRKY